One genomic window of Camelina sativa cultivar DH55 chromosome 5, Cs, whole genome shotgun sequence includes the following:
- the LOC104785260 gene encoding CYC02 protein-like, producing the protein MASYKFLVVLVLFATCLSLANSDPFRTTPSGQTETVVNLNDETDAKEPQQYGGGYNSGRCRYGCCYRGSYGCIRCCGYPNEETNNVETSKRGRGGCKYGCCGSYAYGQCSACCSRTQVAEKSTEQEASP; encoded by the exons atggcAAGCTACAAGTTTCTTGTTGTCTTGGTTTTGTTCGCTACCTGCTTATCTCTTGCTAATTCAGACCCGTTTAGAACCACACCCTCGGGACAAA CTGAAACGGTAGTGAATCTCAATGATGAAACGGATGCAAAAGAACCTCAGCAATATGGTGGAGGATACAACTCAGGTAGGTGCAGGTACGGTTGCTGCTATCGGGGAAGCTACGGCTGCATCCGCTGCTGTGGTTACCCCAATGAGGAAACTAACAATGTGGAGACCTCCAAACGCGGCCGTGGCGGCTGCAAATACGGTTGCTGCGGCAGCTATGCTTATGGACAGTGCAGCGCATGTTGCAGCCGCACCCAAGTCGCAGAAAAATCTACCGAGCAGGAAGCTTCTCCATGA
- the LOC104785263 gene encoding haloacid dehalogenase-like hydrolase domain-containing protein 3, with translation MVALRMRKATTLLFSGGITQGTDRIARTGALLSRWISSASSSSSSVVVVEDDESGGVYGLGSVLKEYEDYRRSLYGDITHKALLVDAVGTLLVPAQPTAQIYKNVGEKYGVEYSEAEILTRYRRAYQKPWGGSHLRYVDDARPFWQYIVTESTGCSDSHYFEELYSYFTTEKAWKLCDPEAEKVFKAIKEAGVKVAIVSNFDTRLRPLLRALRCEDWFDAVAVSAEVEAEKPNPTIFLKACELLGVKPEDAVHVGDDRRNDVWGARDAGCDAWLWGSEVTSFKQVAQRIGVKV, from the exons atggTGGCGTTACGAATGAGGAAGGCGACGACGCTTCTATTTTCCGGTGGGATTACTCAGGGAACGGATCGGATCGCGAGAACGGGAGCATTGCTCAGCCGTTGGATCTCCtctgcttcatcatcatcatcttcagttGTCGTGGTAGAGGATGACGAATCTGGTGGGGTTTACGGATTGGGAAGTGTTTTGAAGGAGTATGAAGATTATAGGAGATCTCTGTACGGTGATATCACGCACAAGGCTTTGCTTGTTGATGCTGTTGGTACTCTCCTTGTTCCTGCTCAACCTACTGCTCAG ATATACAAGAATGTTGGAGAGAAGTATGGAGTTGAGTACTCGGAGGCTGAGATACTTACTAGATACAGAAGAGCTTATCAGAAGCCATGGGGTGGATCTCATCTTAG ATATGTAGATGATGCGAGACCTTTCTGGCAGTATATAGTGACTGAATCAACAGGCTGTTCGGATTCTCACTACTTTGAAGAGCTTTACAGCTATTTTACTACAGAAAAG GCGTGGAAGTTATGTGATCCAGAGGCAGAGAAAGTGTTTAAGGCTATTAAAGAAGCGGGTGTAAAAGTTGCCATTGTGTCCAACTTCGATACTCGGTTAAGACCTCTTCTAAGAGCACTGAGATGTGAAGACTGGTTTGATGCTGTAGCTGTTTCAGCAGAA GTTGAAGCGGAGAAACCAAACCCGACTATCTTCTTGAAAGCTTGTGAGTTATTAGGAGTGAAACCTGAGGATGCGGTTCATGTAGGAGACGACCGTAGGAATGATGTATGGGGTGCTAGAGATGCGGGATGTGACGCTTGGCTATGGGGAAGTGAAGTTACTTCCTTTAAACAG GTTGCTCAACGGATAGGAGTGAAGGTCTGA
- the LOC104788832 gene encoding transcription factor bHLH100-like, translating into MCALVPPLYPNFGWPYGDHSFFENDDVTNTFLDFPLPDLTVTHENVSSEKSRIVLDNPVVMRKLNHNASERDRRKKINTMFSSLRSCLPPNNQSKQLSVSATVSQALKYIPELQEQVKKLIKKKEELSFQISGPRDLVYTEQNGKPEKGVTSYASTVSATRLGETEVMVQISSLQTCNCSFGNVLNGVEEDGLVLVDASSSRSQGERLFYTLHLWMDNCKLNSEELSDRLLYLYEKCGNSCK; encoded by the exons ATGTGTGCACTTGTCCCTCCATTATATCCCAACTTCGGCTGGCCTTACGGAGATCATAGCTTCTTTGAGAACGACGACGTAACCAACACGTTTCTTGATTTTCCATTGCCGGACTTGACGGTAACTCATGAGAATGTGTCGTCGGAGAAAAGTAGAATAGTACTAGACAATCCCGTGGTGATGAGGAAGCTTAATCACAACGCTAGCGAGCGTGATCGTCGCAAGAAGATCAACACAATGTTCTCATCTCTTCGTTCTTGTCTTCCGCCCAACAATCAATCG AAGCAGTTAAGTGTTTCCGCAACAGTTTCGCAGGCATTGAAGTACATACCAGAGCTGCAAGAGCAAGTTAAAAAGctcataaaaaagaaagaagagctgTCATTTCAAATCTCGGGTCCAAGAGATCTCGTTTACACCGAGCAAAATGGTAAGCCAGAGAAAGGGGTCACAAGTTATGCATCAACAGTTTCCGCGACTAGGCTCGGTGAGACCGAAGTGATGGTCCAAATTTCATCGTTACAGACTTGCAATTGTTCGTTTGGGAATGTGCTGAATGGTGTCGAAGAAGATGGGTTGGTTCTTGTGgatgcttcttcttcaaggtcTCAAGGAGAGCGACTCTTTTATACTTTGCATCTTTGGATGGATAATTGCAAACTGAATTCCGAAGAGCTAAGTGATAGGCTGTTGTACTTGTACGAGAAATGTGGAAATTCATGTAAATGA
- the LOC104785264 gene encoding uncharacterized protein LOC104785264, whose amino-acid sequence MRRRGRRRSVTGGGGSGGRNGGRIRRKRERKRRTATDLAVIKELPVKPIGLGVTSNLSRSS is encoded by the coding sequence ATGAGAAGgagaggaaggaggaggagtgTCACCGGAGGCGGTGGAAGCGGCGGAAGGAACGGCGgaagaatcagaagaaagagagagagaaagagaagaactgCGACGGATCTTGCCGTGATCAAAGAACTTCCGGTCAAACCCATTGGTTTGGGTGTGACATCAAATCTCAGCCGTTCATCATGA
- the LOC109133060 gene encoding protein ORGAN SIZE RELATED 1-like encodes MRVHDERLRFDVTPKPMGLTGSSLITARSVAVLLFLSLFLLILPPFLPPLPPPPVTLLLLPLLLMVLLVFLAFSPSNEPSLAVDSLDP; translated from the coding sequence ATGAGGGTTCATGATGAACGGCTGAGATTTGATGTCACACCCAAACCAATGGGTTTGACCGGAAGTTCTTTGATCACGGCAAGATCCGTCGcagttcttctctttctctctctctttcttctgattcttcCGCCGTTCCTTCCGCCGCTTCCACCGCCTCCGGTGAcactcctcctccttcctctcCTTCTCATGGTTCTCCTTGTTTTCTTGGCTTTTTCTCCTTCTAATGAGCCTAGCCTTGCCGTGGATTCACTCGACCCCTGA